Proteins found in one Mycoplasmopsis citelli genomic segment:
- a CDS encoding AAA family ATPase — translation MKFKNGPKKFLFQGPPGIGKTHCVGVLTNTTKRQLYLLNWVQIISKSFEDYKKYLDETFEEINKHFKLNEVIILLENIEVLLEYQNHPEYLKYWMILANHLKYLNEQIILISTTNEYPKLPKLLVENFDVIIDFSQYSREELQLIAQNYFKKYTQDFEVLNLSFKLFEKIISKVEQLPFPGQLKKIIKNSLALSADTPNNF, via the coding sequence ATTAAATTTAAAAATGGACCAAAAAAGTTCCTTTTTCAAGGTCCACCAGGAATTGGAAAAACTCATTGTGTAGGAGTTTTAACAAATACAACTAAAAGGCAACTTTATCTTCTTAATTGAGTACAAATTATTAGTAAATCCTTTGAAGATTACAAAAAATATCTTGATGAAACTTTTGAAGAAATTAATAAACATTTTAAACTAAATGAAGTTATTATTTTACTTGAAAATATAGAAGTTTTATTGGAATATCAAAATCATCCAGAATATTTAAAATATTGAATGATTTTAGCAAATCATTTGAAATATTTAAATGAACAAATTATTCTTATATCTACAACTAATGAATATCCAAAACTACCTAAATTACTAGTAGAAAATTTTGATGTAATAATTGATTTTAGTCAATATTCAAGGGAAGAATTACAATTAATTGCTCAAAATTATTTTAAAAAATATACACAAGATTTTGAAGTTTTGAATTTAAGTTTTAAGCTTTTTGAAAAAATCATTTCAAAAGTTGAGCAACTTCCTTTTCCAGGACAATTAAAAAAGATTATCAAAAACTCACTTGCTTTAAGTGCAGATACTCCAAATAATTTTTAA
- a CDS encoding nucleotidyl transferase AbiEii/AbiGii toxin family protein has translation MLFVEKDLWICIVLKHLFSDFKHKEHLVFKGGTSLSKGYNLIERFSEDIDLSLSWKALNYTKEYVYQSRSNTKQEKFIKELNDNIVILLKNEIIPFLEQKLSPILKDKEFKFYIDEKDEFNILFDYPKEYPVDSSILGIIRLEIGKISEPIPAYQKTIRTYVSEFYSEEFDDEISVKIVDPLRTFYEKATILHREANRTNGNYPTKRYSRHYYDIYKMLESNIGKRSFLELKLLFDVVEFKKKFYRRNYAKYDEIYQGKLKLIPPGKALEIFSNDYKEMRTMIYGKAVSFDKIISVLQKYENEINEQIKSFNNKN, from the coding sequence TTGCTTTTCGTTGAGAAAGATTTATGAATTTGTATAGTTTTAAAGCATCTTTTTAGTGATTTTAAACATAAAGAGCATCTGGTTTTTAAAGGTGGAACTAGCCTTTCAAAAGGCTATAATTTAATAGAAAGATTTTCGGAAGATATTGATTTATCTTTGAGTTGAAAAGCTTTGAATTATACCAAAGAATATGTTTACCAAAGTAGAAGTAATACAAAACAAGAAAAATTTATCAAAGAACTTAATGATAATATAGTAATTTTATTAAAAAATGAAATAATCCCATTTTTAGAGCAAAAACTTAGTCCAATTTTAAAAGACAAAGAATTTAAATTTTATATTGACGAAAAAGATGAATTTAATATATTATTTGATTATCCCAAAGAATATCCTGTTGATTCTTCTATTCTAGGCATAATTAGATTAGAAATTGGTAAGATATCAGAACCTATACCGGCATATCAAAAAACAATAAGAACTTATGTGTCTGAATTTTATAGCGAAGAATTTGATGATGAAATATCTGTTAAAATCGTCGATCCGCTTAGAACTTTTTACGAAAAGGCTACGATATTACATCGTGAGGCTAACCGAACAAACGGAAACTATCCAACAAAAAGATATTCAAGGCATTATTATGATATATATAAAATGCTTGAAAGTAATATAGGAAAAAGAAGTTTTTTGGAATTAAAATTACTTTTTGATGTTGTTGAATTTAAAAAGAAATTTTATCGTCGTAATTACGCTAAATATGATGAAATTTATCAAGGAAAATTAAAACTCATTCCACCAGGAAAAGCTTTAGAAATTTTTAGCAACGATTATAAAGAAATGAGAACAATGATTTACGGAAAAGCTGTTAGCTTTGACAAAATCATAAGTGTCTTACAAAAATATGAAAACGAAATAAACGAACAAATCAAATCATTTAATAATAAAAATTAA
- a CDS encoding DnaB-like helicase C-terminal domain-containing protein gives MFQNRFTKNYLDLIKPFINPQTIFQDDEVEKSVLSSMIADEEMQQRGAQYLSESDFFIPENKQVFRYILFLKNKIGSIIPFFDFANLIENLDKIQNNNAFNLVNSVLISLISTKIVNETHFFANLNKLIDLTKMRNLEAYYTYQLRNFQKAQANINWKGSFENLQQFLFDNSQNSISSSSFKHIRETSSELIQSINQQIVGEDDDYVIKTKFDGIDKYVNGFKPGQFIVLAARPGIGKTALALNIARNITLDNILSLNSSVINSLNKTLTPKIKNVAFISLEMPASELTSRFLSTHSEIPLSKIQNPKKLNAFEKQKLDNFVVSFDKMNVYFDDVPTSSIDDIVWKLRLLNKNLNYQLDLIIIDYLQLISVSDNVKGNRQQEVSTISRALKTLALELKIPILALSQLSRSVENCEDKRPKLHDLRESGSIEQDADIVIFLSRNNYEPKEDIGYNTLVSVAKNRNGKSGIAGLRYNGEIVSFNEYTSAENR, from the coding sequence ATGTTTCAAAATCGATTCACTAAAAATTATTTAGATTTAATTAAACCGTTCATAAATCCACAAACTATTTTTCAAGATGATGAAGTGGAAAAAAGTGTTCTTTCATCAATGATTGCTGATGAAGAAATGCAACAGCGTGGAGCTCAATACTTAAGTGAAAGCGATTTTTTTATCCCTGAAAATAAACAAGTGTTTCGCTATATTTTATTTTTAAAAAATAAAATAGGAAGTATCATTCCATTTTTTGATTTTGCTAATTTAATTGAAAATTTAGACAAAATCCAAAATAATAATGCTTTTAATTTAGTTAATTCAGTACTTATTTCACTAATATCTACAAAAATTGTTAATGAAACTCATTTTTTTGCCAATCTTAATAAACTTATCGATCTCACTAAAATGCGTAATTTAGAAGCTTATTATACTTATCAATTAAGGAATTTTCAAAAAGCTCAAGCAAATATTAATTGAAAAGGTTCTTTTGAAAATCTTCAACAATTTCTTTTTGACAACTCACAAAATTCAATTAGTAGCAGTAGCTTTAAACACATTCGCGAAACTTCAAGTGAATTAATACAATCAATTAATCAGCAAATTGTCGGAGAAGATGATGATTATGTTATTAAAACTAAATTTGATGGAATTGATAAATATGTCAATGGTTTTAAACCAGGTCAATTTATTGTTTTAGCAGCTCGACCAGGAATTGGAAAAACTGCTTTAGCTCTTAACATCGCTCGAAATATTACATTAGATAATATTTTATCGTTAAATTCTTCGGTAATTAATTCTCTTAATAAAACTTTAACTCCCAAGATAAAAAATGTAGCTTTTATCTCACTAGAAATGCCTGCAAGCGAACTTACTTCACGCTTTTTATCAACTCATTCAGAAATACCGCTTAGCAAAATTCAAAATCCTAAAAAACTTAATGCTTTTGAAAAACAAAAGCTCGATAATTTTGTAGTTAGTTTTGACAAAATGAACGTTTATTTTGATGATGTACCAACCAGTAGTATTGATGATATTGTTTGAAAATTAAGATTATTAAATAAAAATCTAAATTATCAGCTTGATTTAATTATTATTGATTATTTACAATTAATTAGTGTTTCAGATAATGTTAAAGGAAATCGACAACAGGAAGTATCAACTATTTCGCGAGCTTTAAAAACTCTAGCACTTGAGTTAAAAATTCCAATTTTAGCACTTTCACAGTTATCACGAAGTGTTGAAAATTGCGAAGATAAACGACCTAAATTACACGACCTTAGAGAATCGGGCTCAATTGAACAAGACGCTGATATTGTTATTTTTTTAAGTCGTAATAATTATGAACCTAAAGAAGATATAGGATATAACACTTTAGTTTCAGTAGCAAAAAACCGAAATGGGAAATCAGGAATTGCTGGATTGAGATACAATGGTGAAATTGTTAGCTTTAATGAATATACTAGTGCAGAAAATAGATAA
- a CDS encoding prefoldin domain-containing protein — protein MFKWQLNPPNQDSNSESLERINTLEFQNQRLNKEKQELQNELNDANNKLREAIETYKKYNNALTKSNVYKNATETSNYKNDSGRTNALTGYGDYYDKYRFGGWFSTLYPGKTPDSVSIIQLFNLRLRNTSQGPHTFRIWYLDTTETDPSKQLKSTIETWNYNMSDGWAQGYGEIYHNPTAKTSNAHYIHSEYLVINKINDWAPNKVMFYYVMASWDKNKNQIWDLTAKQVIVSIEELDNN, from the coding sequence TTGTTCAAATGACAATTAAATCCACCAAATCAAGACTCAAATTCTGAATCTCTTGAACGAATCAACACTCTCGAATTCCAAAACCAAAGACTTAATAAAGAAAAACAAGAATTACAAAATGAATTAAACGACGCAAATAACAAACTTAGAGAGGCAATAGAAACCTACAAAAAATATAATAACGCACTTACAAAATCAAATGTTTATAAAAATGCCACTGAAACTTCAAATTATAAAAATGATTCAGGACGAACCAATGCTCTTACAGGGTATGGAGATTATTATGATAAATATCGCTTTGGTGGTTGATTTAGCACATTATATCCTGGAAAAACCCCCGATAGTGTTTCTATTATTCAACTATTTAACCTTAGGTTAAGAAATACATCACAAGGACCGCACACCTTCAGAATTTGATATCTTGATACAACCGAAACTGACCCAAGCAAACAATTAAAATCAACAATCGAGACCTGAAATTACAACATGTCTGATGGATGAGCTCAGGGTTATGGAGAAATTTATCACAATCCAACTGCTAAAACCAGTAATGCTCATTATATACATTCAGAATATTTAGTTATCAATAAAATAAATGATTGAGCCCCTAATAAAGTTATGTTTTACTACGTTATGGCTAGTTGAGATAAAAATAAAAACCAGATTTGAGATCTTACAGCAAAACAAGTAATAGTTTCAATTGAAGAACTAGATAATAATTAA
- a CDS encoding transglutaminase-like domain-containing protein — protein sequence MKFFKSKTKKFTLLLTSTLATTALVFLTPSLIPHKTNKISYFSQNPSISVYPKPSEIPELRIKNLPKEELSYLQKTGLSGIKSNLQKIVLDSKKFPISEDFLSFVNDNINQIEQEKDIVKDYDDYWNVKSIQRIFLFYNYKLWKQAFSNPDDLVLTSEDKDEWKKIFIQKSNEIKTLSEKKQTINSQNYLKDFYIYKLQEQIKLYEQYPYYLQPLERLKKLLYYYQNNYDELVNFQWGIDKNNKFSLDPSKYYSGNYKWIQINDEYIKNWLKYYQRWNWVFINKEDQIAKIEDKDIKALEINEKFKNNKIISDYIKRQINFAPDRYDELWLTNPEYPEKVKFKDVLNTDYNAQRKEVIDEINKLNLKFNNFQTTLNFEDNKKINVENKEYKFYDTSQLKDFEYEKFWKYQNFLELKDNRGIGSLNTFNIYNNLLWERPNLFSDGLYKSINSELIKPVHKRTKENDHIVDYASELTDEEIKQGKRFWKDAHWINPIPEYKRWFNHWKEILPKIINKNWDDKTKIKAVAYYIATNSLYLSPIKKQFNYNGYGFYNPTQIFTNDPEIQCVGYSMNLAAALTILNIPVRILGGPYLGSPIATVAEGGHAWNEVFVDGRWKAINLTWFDYSETTNFSKETFELKDDEDLFLERSSKHMDQFKLNISSYETTLMFFKNPKEYEYQDLPESI from the coding sequence ATGAAGTTTTTCAAATCAAAAACCAAGAAATTTACATTACTTTTAACTAGCACATTAGCTACTACAGCTTTGGTTTTTTTAACTCCAAGTCTTATACCTCACAAAACAAACAAAATTTCTTATTTTTCACAAAATCCAAGTATCTCAGTTTATCCAAAACCATCTGAGATACCTGAATTAAGAATAAAAAATCTTCCTAAAGAAGAACTTTCATATTTGCAAAAAACTGGATTATCCGGAATAAAATCTAATCTCCAAAAAATTGTTTTAGATTCTAAAAAATTCCCTATTTCAGAAGATTTTTTGTCATTTGTTAATGATAATATCAACCAAATAGAACAAGAAAAAGATATAGTTAAAGATTATGATGATTATTGAAACGTAAAAAGTATACAACGAATCTTTTTATTTTATAATTATAAACTTTGAAAGCAAGCATTTTCAAATCCTGATGATTTAGTGTTAACTTCCGAAGATAAAGATGAATGAAAGAAAATTTTCATTCAAAAATCAAACGAAATTAAAACTTTATCAGAGAAAAAACAAACAATCAATTCGCAAAATTACTTAAAAGATTTTTATATTTATAAATTACAAGAGCAAATTAAGTTATATGAACAATATCCATATTATCTTCAACCTTTAGAAAGATTAAAAAAACTTTTATATTACTACCAAAATAATTATGATGAATTAGTGAATTTTCAATGAGGAATAGATAAAAATAACAAGTTCTCGCTAGACCCTAGCAAATACTATAGTGGAAATTATAAATGAATCCAAATTAATGACGAATACATTAAAAACTGACTTAAATACTATCAAAGATGAAATTGAGTTTTTATAAATAAAGAAGATCAAATCGCTAAAATTGAAGATAAAGATATTAAAGCTTTAGAAATAAACGAAAAATTTAAAAATAATAAAATAATTAGTGATTACATTAAAAGACAAATTAACTTTGCTCCAGATAGATATGATGAGCTTTGGTTAACGAATCCAGAATATCCCGAAAAAGTTAAATTTAAAGATGTTTTGAATACAGATTACAACGCACAAAGAAAGGAAGTAATTGACGAAATAAATAAATTAAATTTAAAATTTAATAATTTTCAAACTACATTAAATTTTGAGGATAATAAAAAAATTAACGTCGAAAACAAGGAATATAAATTTTATGATACTAGCCAATTAAAAGATTTTGAATACGAAAAATTTTGAAAATATCAAAATTTTTTAGAACTAAAAGATAATCGTGGTATAGGTTCTTTGAATACTTTCAATATCTATAATAATTTATTATGAGAGCGACCAAACTTATTTTCTGATGGTTTATATAAATCTATAAATTCAGAACTAATAAAACCTGTTCATAAAAGAACAAAAGAAAATGATCATATAGTAGATTACGCATCTGAACTAACTGATGAAGAAATTAAACAAGGTAAAAGATTTTGAAAAGATGCCCATTGAATTAACCCTATTCCCGAATACAAAAGATGATTTAACCACTGAAAAGAAATCTTACCTAAAATTATCAATAAAAATTGAGATGATAAAACCAAAATTAAGGCAGTAGCTTATTATATTGCCACTAATTCTTTATATCTATCTCCTATAAAAAAACAATTCAACTATAATGGTTATGGATTTTATAATCCTACCCAAATTTTCACAAACGATCCAGAAATTCAATGCGTTGGATATTCGATGAATTTAGCTGCTGCTCTAACAATTTTAAATATTCCTGTCAGAATTTTAGGAGGACCCTACTTAGGTTCTCCTATAGCAACAGTGGCAGAGGGCGGACACGCTTGAAATGAAGTTTTTGTTGACGGAAGATGAAAAGCGATTAATTTAACTTGATTTGATTATAGCGAAACAACTAATTTTTCTAAAGAAACTTTCGAACTTAAAGATGATGAAGACTTATTCTTAGAAAGAAGTTCTAAACATATGGACCAATTTAAACTTAACATTAGTTCATATGAAACTACCTTAATGTTTTTCAAAAACCCTAAAGAATACGAATATCAAGATCTTCCTGAAAGTATTTAA
- a CDS encoding DUF6088 family protein, producing MQTLKQQIEQTMFENPGKIYIASDFLELGDKNNIKLILHRLNKEGKIERLINGLYVKPYYSNILKRYSYPRPEEVAQKIAQKNGWTIAPAKNATLNYTGVSTQVPAVFEYISNGLSKEYYYRVWKITFIRRPKKYISSHSLKFIILIEAIRTLGKKYINNSEIRDLAYYAQNIREDLLLDTMNLDFWIRNVLLKIKEINDNR from the coding sequence ATGCAAACATTAAAGCAACAAATTGAACAAACTATGTTTGAAAATCCTGGAAAGATTTATATTGCTAGCGATTTTTTAGAACTAGGAGATAAAAATAATATTAAATTAATTTTACACCGGTTAAACAAAGAAGGTAAAATTGAAAGATTAATTAATGGTCTATATGTTAAACCTTATTATAGCAATATCCTTAAAAGATATTCTTATCCAAGACCCGAAGAAGTTGCACAAAAAATCGCTCAGAAAAATGGTTGAACTATTGCTCCTGCTAAAAATGCAACACTTAATTATACTGGTGTTTCAACACAAGTTCCTGCTGTGTTTGAATATATTTCGAATGGACTTTCAAAAGAATATTATTATCGTGTTTGAAAAATTACTTTTATTCGCAGACCAAAAAAATACATCAGTTCACATTCATTGAAATTTATAATTTTAATTGAGGCAATCAGAACTCTTGGTAAAAAATACATTAACAACTCAGAAATACGAGATTTAGCTTATTATGCTCAGAACATTCGGGAAGATTTATTATTAGACACAATGAATCTTGATTTTTGAATTCGCAATGTTTTATTAAAAATTAAGGAAATTAATGACAATCGATAA
- the ruvA gene encoding Holliday junction branch migration protein RuvA, which translates to MLLYKLGKIVYKKSNNLIFENKGDGYLVIVSDESRYKINEKVKLYLYEYITEYNKTTYGFKDFNERLLFLDLISIDKIGPKIAMGILDKGWENVVKLITQENWQEISKFPFVNESTARLLCVELSEKWTKIMNCKSKDKSSSKLKINKLKEILN; encoded by the coding sequence ATGTTATTATACAAATTAGGTAAAATTGTTTACAAAAAGAGCAACAATTTAATTTTTGAAAACAAAGGAGATGGGTATCTTGTTATTGTCTCTGATGAATCTAGATATAAAATTAATGAGAAAGTAAAATTGTATTTATACGAATACATAACTGAATATAACAAAACTACTTATGGTTTTAAAGATTTTAATGAACGATTATTGTTTCTTGATTTAATTTCAATTGATAAAATTGGTCCTAAAATCGCTATGGGTATTCTTGATAAAGGTTGAGAAAATGTAGTTAAATTAATTACTCAAGAAAATTGGCAAGAGATTTCAAAATTTCCATTTGTAAATGAATCTACCGCACGCCTTTTATGCGTTGAATTATCTGAAAAATGAACCAAAATTATGAATTGTAAATCCAAAGATAAAAGTTCTTCTAAATTAAAAATTAACAAACTAAAAGAGATACTAAATTAG
- a CDS encoding IS3 family transposase (programmed frameshift) — protein MKLSYEDKIKIYQLRKKGFTEKSLTIKFRVNRAIIKYIVALINRHGIEIVKKTKNQYYSPQIKLEMINQVLLKGHSTREISLQYGLPNWGILSNWIIQYKKNGYTIVEKKKGRPSKMGRKPKKTWEKLTPLEKAKQEIEYLRTEVIFPKKVKRDPVGSKRLTEYKSQKVKEMVDEGFSLKILLKIAQLSRSTYYYHLKKINSADKNKNFKDEIISIYNEHRGSYGYRRITLELKNRGYLVNHKKVKRLMNLLNLIGGNRKRKKYKSYKGEVGKKAPNLINRDFYSKKPLQKCYTDITEFALPSHSQKLYLSAILDGYNSEIISFTISRSPNLLQVEKMLKKAFTKAKYSGTILHSDQGWQYQHNSYHKFLNSKEIKASMSRKGNSPDNGMMESFFGVLKTEMFYGKEHTFKSLEQLEKAIINYIDYYNNKRIKVRLKVRLKGLSPVQYRTKFLQ, from the exons ATGAAACTAAGTTACGAAGACAAAATCAAAATATATCAATTACGTAAAAAAGGATTTACTGAAAAATCTTTAACAATAAAATTTAGAGTAAATCGTGCAATTATAAAATATATTGTCGCACTGATAAATCGTCACGGAATTGAAATTGTTAAAAAGACTAAAAATCAATATTATTCTCCACAAATAAAATTAGAAATGATTAATCAAGTTCTTCTTAAAGGACATTCTACAAGAGAAATTTCACTTCAATATGGATTACCTAATTGAGGAATTCTTTCAAATTGAATTATTCAATACAAGAAAAATGGGTATACTATTGTTGAAAAGAAAAAAGGAAGGCCATCAAAAATGGGACGTAAACCAAAGAAAACTTGAGAAAAATTAACACCACTTGAAAAAGCTAAACAAGAGATTGAATATCTTAGAACTGAGGTGATTTTCC CTAAAAAAGTTAAAAGGGATCCCGTTGGATCAAAAAGACTTACAGAATATAAAAGCCAAAAAGTTAAAGAAATGGTCGACGAAGGATTCTCATTAAAAATTTTATTAAAAATTGCTCAACTATCACGTTCAACTTATTATTATCATCTTAAAAAAATCAATTCAGCTGATAAAAATAAAAATTTTAAAGACGAAATTATATCTATATATAATGAACATAGAGGCAGTTATGGATATCGTCGTATTACTTTAGAACTCAAAAATCGTGGATATTTGGTAAATCATAAAAAAGTAAAAAGACTTATGAATTTGCTAAATTTAATTGGCGGAAATCGTAAGCGTAAAAAATATAAATCATACAAAGGCGAAGTGGGCAAAAAAGCTCCAAACCTTATTAATCGAGATTTTTATTCTAAAAAACCATTGCAAAAATGTTACACTGACATTACTGAATTTGCTTTACCTAGTCATTCTCAAAAACTTTATTTGTCAGCTATTTTAGATGGTTATAATAGCGAAATTATCAGTTTTACTATATCTCGCTCCCCAAATTTATTGCAAGTTGAAAAAATGCTTAAAAAGGCTTTCACAAAAGCTAAATATAGTGGAACAATTTTACACAGTGATCAAGGTTGACAATATCAACATAATAGTTATCACAAATTTTTAAATTCTAAAGAGATAAAAGCTTCAATGTCCCGAAAAGGTAATAGTCCAGATAATGGGATGATGGAATCATTTTTTGGAGTTTTAAAAACAGAAATGTTTTATGGCAAGGAACATACTTTTAAATCGCTTGAACAATTAGAAAAAGCTATTATCAATTACATTGATTACTACAATAACAAAAGAATTAAAGTTAGATTAAAAGTTAGATTAAAAGGACTTAGCCCTGTCCAATACAGAACTAAGTTCCTTCAATAA
- a CDS encoding DUF6088 family protein has translation MQTLKYQIEQIMFENPGKIYIASDFLEIGDKNNIKLILHRLTKEGKIERLINGLYVKPYYSNIIKKYSYTLPEEVAEKIAQKNGWTIAPAKNATLNYTGVSTQVPVVFEYISDGPSKEYFYGKAKISFIHRPKKYITSRSMKFRILVEAIRTLGRKYINNSEIHDLAYYAQNIQEDLLKDTNDFSLWIRNVLLKIKEINDYR, from the coding sequence ATGCAAACATTAAAATATCAAATAGAACAAATTATGTTTGAAAATCCTGGAAAAATTTATATTGCTAGCGATTTTTTAGAAATAGGAGATAAAAATAATATTAAATTAATTTTACACCGATTAACAAAAGAAGGTAAAATCGAAAGACTAATTAATGGTTTATATGTTAAACCTTATTATAGTAATATTATTAAAAAGTATTCTTATACTTTACCCGAAGAAGTTGCTGAAAAAATCGCCCAGAAAAATGGTTGAACCATTGCTCCTGCTAAAAATGCAACACTTAATTATACCGGTGTTTCAACACAAGTTCCTGTTGTGTTTGAATATATTTCAGATGGTCCATCAAAAGAGTATTTTTATGGTAAAGCAAAAATCAGCTTTATTCATAGACCCAAAAAATACATTACTTCACGTTCGATGAAATTTAGAATTTTAGTTGAGGCAATTAGAACTTTAGGAAGAAAATATATCAACAATTCAGAAATACATGATTTAGCTTATTATGCCCAAAACATTCAAGAAGATTTGCTAAAAGATACAAATGATTTTTCTTTGTGAATTAGAAATGTTTTGTTAAAAATTAAGGAGATTAATGACTATAGATAG